In the Necator americanus strain Aroian chromosome X, whole genome shotgun sequence genome, CCTTATGCAACCCCTTTTGCGCCGGCTGTAAGTGTTGTTCTCTTTGGGTGGACAGCGAAAATGAATTCAACCACTCGACACATCAGAAAGATGTTTGTGTATTGCATGGGATTTCGACGATCTGAAATCCGTGAGACTGCTACATACACTCCTGACATTAGCTCGGATCATGTTGATGCACTCTTGAGTATACTAACACGTAGTggatatgaatatgaatagcAACTGGATGCCGAACACAAACCTATACACCAGGTAGAAACGGAAAGCACCGAACTTCATCGTGCTAAGGTCCCAATGAGGGAAGCACACATCTCGAAAAACTGCATGGTTTGTGAGAGTTTTGCTCCCGGAGGTGACGGAGGCGGTGAACAATCCACCTGAAACAAATCTGATGAACAAATCACCTAAATCAAGTAAACTCTTCAAAACAGTATAAGTCCAGCTTGCAGCAACTCACATCCATTGATATAGTTTGACGTGAATTGCGCATTCCCGCAGGTTTTGACGGCATTGACACTGAAGCATGCCGAGAAGAGCATGCGCTACCAGCTGAATGAATCCGAAAAGGTAAgagaaacgaaatgaaaaagcaGGATCACACTAAGACTGAACATAATCAAACTCAATTAAAGGCACCCTTCTCCTCGCAAAGAGAACTGAGTCAAATATGCGCTTCAGACGTTGTCTCGACTTAACCGCCCCACAAAAATTGACactaattccaaaaaagacTGATATGCCCTTTGTTCCACCGACCGGCACTGCTGAAATATGCCTACTTACGCACTCACATGAGAGCATGTGACCAAGAAGAGTGTGGCGACTGCTATGTATGTTTGACCTGCAAGTATTTAGTCGACTCAAAACTCTTCAGATTCTATGAGAACATGcataaggaaaataaatatacaaacaTATGCAGCAAGCAACATATGcaacgaaaatgaaataatatataacTCAAGTCTCTTTTCGTTTACTAATCAACCACAAAATTGCCAAACCAGCTCAGCACTCAAGTGACAATTTTAACTTAATGTTACTGCACCTGTTCTCCGCATCACTGTCCTAATATCTGAGACTACTAGAACATTAACTATTCTAACTAAATCTCTATTTTGAACCACACAATCGGCATTTCTTGTGGTATTGACCCATATACCACTAGATCACTCTAACTTTCGATCTTATCAAATCCACctccattgaaaaaaaaagaaacgaagttTGAAAGGTAATGGCCATAATTAACttccagaagaaaaggagtactaggaacaaaaattaggaaatttctgcaaacaGAACTTAGTTAACTAATTAGTTGCCtcgactaaaagaacgctgaTAGTTTGAGCATGAAATAacatgaatgtttttttttcgctcaattCACTACTTACAGGCTGCGTATCACGAATTTGATGTGGCACAGAAAACCCGCCGAAAGGATGTTTAGGATGGAGTCTaggatgtagattacggaagGAGTGGCTCTGCTCACCTTGCTATAATCGTcgcttaaaagaaaaacggcgcggaaaaGGGCGtcctttcctacgaaatcagttgcaacgcgacacccttgcgcacgcgccgtgAAGCGAACGGTCGAAGgttaatgaggtctcctcgtCAGTTTGTTCGAGTAGAGctaatgaataggttgctgagtgGACCAGAGCGTTTGTAAGGGTATTCGCTCTAACGTACCGTTGGAACTAGAGCGGCTCCCACGCCGCTCCTCATCACAATTAGGGAAagttgagcggaaccacgatGTTCCCGTTATTTACAATCCGAATATCATCTATTCTAAGCAACGCTCCTACTATTTTAAACCACACAATCAGCATTTCTTGTAGCATTGACCATAATACCATTTCatcaatcaaaaattttatcaATCCGActtttatttaagaaaaagaactgaaacgTGGAAGATAATGGTCCTCCACGTTAACTTCCATTAACTTCCAGAAGAAAGGAGCGCTAcgaacaaaaattagaaatctcTTCAAACAGAACCTTATCAATTTATTGGTTCGACTGAAAGAAAGCAGATAGTATGGGCAAAGAATAACAAGAATGTCTTTTCACTCAATTTGCTCTTCAAACAAAAGCGGTAGATACGGCTGTTGGCTGGCGCAAGCGACGTTTTGATCACAAGAGGCCAAGACAAGCTGAAACTTCTGCCATTTGTTGGGCATCAGTACTGTGTCGTCGTGGATGAACTCTGGTAGAACAGGATGCGACTTTGCACACTCTTATGCTGAGTCCGCTGAgcgaaatttccagaattgtTTGCTCTCCGTACTTCTTGTCTATACACGCTGTGTGCATTGCCCTGTATAACACAGCATCTCGCTTGCAGATATACAAGGTAGCAAACTAGGAGGGACAGTCGATTACGTGCAGCAAAGTCTGTGACTACAGAAAAGCTACAGAAGatatgtttatatagagcgcaAGTCAAATATTTTAGTACCTCCTTATACattttatagaataaaactttatatggttcttcaaacttctttcaacagcgttttatcgcttcatttgtatctattctctacataaaatcaatatgacaagttaggtgtattagtggcgaaaagagacctttgtatcttcgagatctACTTTCAGGTAcaatgtatgtctgcgagaCATTATTAGTTTTACTCAGGTAGATAAGCGAAAGGAAATCCCtagaatgcgaaaaaaaaaactttcaaactcTTTCACTTATACTAACTTACAAGTGTACTTTACCAAGGGTTTCAAACAACATGTAATACCAGACAGACTTTTCTTCTCGTTCAATTCTCCAAGCACATCGTAAGAGCTGCGGGCGCGGTGGAAAAAACTCGTCGTAAGAGCAGCAGACGCGGTGAAATGCGCAGGGAGGGTGCTGTGGGCGGGATGTTAGCGAGAGCACAAGAGGACCAACCCGcctactgtagcgatcatgacgctgtcaggagacgcgcggtgcaattgaCGACGTTCATTAGTCCCCTGGATAtgtggcggcacatcatacggtacctcttgaccgttcctcTGAGTTGACATAACcactcaagtaaaaccagaCTTCAtcagaaataaagaagagatCCATGTCCAAGCCATTGAATCTGCTTTCTTCCCAAGCTGGCCACCCTAGTCACCTGCTCTGTCAGTGTGCGATTACTTTTTGTGGGAAGCTCTCCAAAGTAAAGTGTATCGCAACAACCCTCATATCTTCAAGAGCTGCAGCAGAATATTTTTGATGAGCTTGCAGACATTCCAGCAGATGAGCTGTCATCTGTCATCTGTCAACTTCCTAACCAGAGCCCAAAGTTGCCAAGAGATGAATGGTcaccatttttaaaatttcttataGGCAGGTTAACTAACTCTCCTTTCCTTTTACGTGTTTCTACGTAACCTGGAACTCTTTTTTCCGGGCCAAATTTATTTGCCCCAACCGTTACAAGGACGCTTATATTCATTATCTACTCCTCAAACTCTATGTTTTACTTCACATTTCCACACTACATCAATTTCGTAATACGCTACCTTTACTTGTATTCTAGGTGCGATGTTTTCGCGCTCTAAGTGCAGTTCGAGCACAGTTCGATCAGAACATTGTTGAGCCTCCTACCAACTActtttgcatgtttttttttcaaatatatcaCTGTGATAAATGTCTTCCAGCGCTTAAATTTCTATCAAAACTACAACATCGATTGTGAAGGTGAACGGTGTCTTCGAATTGAAATTAACAATTGTAAAAGGTTCcaagttgaaaagaaaaaaaaaacgcacgaGAGCTCTCATCGTCGACAAGACTTTTGAAATCCAACAAGTAGCTTCGCTGATCCACCTGGTACAGTTGCAGAGACATTTTCGGCTGAATTATCTCAGAGGTATGTTGCAATCTATCTTTGCCCCTATCTTTGTCAGcatgagaaatgaaaatacgAACTAAATGAAACTGGATTCTGAAACGCTTCAATTATCAACTTATGATACATAACACCGAAATGGGAAATTGACGCAACCGAACATATAAAGcactcatttaaaaaaaatgacagggatactattagggtgttcggatagtatctgccgaaaatttcgtagtagcgcagattttctGAGATGTTTTGGAAGTTctcgttttaaatatattatgtaaggacactaccgtttatgtacacataacatatctggctccctcttccttgcctatttcattctataaaggccgaacattccacccatattcgacacgtactcctttacgagttcgaatctggccaccccgctgctgaaacccatcgaaacttaagtcaagtattcggcactgaagccctTTTTGATCGGTTtgtgcgcgcctggttccagctcttcaaagccggaaacaagaaactcgaagaagAGTCTCGCTGTGGTCGActgactgcaatatcgttccacgaactgaagaatctggcggagcaacatccatatgaaggtgtgcggtattttgctgccagtcttggctgttcgctgtccaccgtgagcaatggactgcgatctctcggaatgatgaaaaagctcggtcagcggctcccacatgcattgagcgatggcaaccgccaaagacgcctggacatctgcattcagctgctctccagaagccgcagattcgactgactagacaccattgtcactggagatgaaaaataggtcctctacgtcaactacacccacaaacgtgcgtggtgcgctggcgatgaaattcTTTAGTGAAAAGAGCTCGGacgggaagttctaccgcacccaccgtagagcccggacctggccccgagcgactaccacctcttccgatcgcttcagcatcaactggaagagaagcgctacgatgatcgtaaccacctcgaaaatgaccttcgggctttcttcgtcttcaagtcgccggagttctacgccaaagaaGTCCGTTATCTTGTGAGatgttggcagaaggttgtcgatgttgatggagattatttcgtcgaataataaaatgttgttaaaaagttgtgttgttttgaaattttgccgtatttcagCAGATACTTTCCGGACACCTGAATACCTCACTCTCTGAGATCTAAACTATTTTGGAAGCCACAACTGCCACGTAGATTTAGATTTTCACGTGGCCGCTATATAAACTTGTCATGATCCAAAATGTAATATCATCAATTTATAAGAACCGGACAATTCGCAAGTGTTCGCACCGAAGTAGCAACCAGGTCTCCCTCCATTCGCACTTCCCCTAGCTCCCACTAGCTCTCTGTAAATCATTTACGGCCTCTGCGTGGTGACTACCCCCTTTCCTGACAGCTTCATTTCTACGTGACCACGATCATCAATAACAACACATTATTGTTTCCATATTTCCTCCCTCCTACTGGGTCAAAAGGACCTGAAGCAGGGTGAAGTTGCGCAAGTGGATGCGCCTCAATCGAAGTGGAGCAGCAAGCGGTTGTGACCAAGGTAGGCTGTGATCAATGTAGGTGAAAGTGACCTAAAACGGGCGCTATTGCCGCACGTTTCAGTCGCTTTAACTCGGCTATCAAACACGTGTTTCTGTACTTACAACTAGACACCGTTTCCAATTAAAAGCAAATTTGAGCTCCTGATTCTCGcgtcaatcttttttttttttcaaatcgttGCTGTAAGCGGGTCATGGATTGCAGAAGGCATACTGTTGTTACTTAAGAAAGGACGTATCCGCTTGAGAGATGTCAATCTCCACGTACAACACATATACATTAGCATCCGAGGTTGGCATTGAATATCTCTTGATGCAAGCTAGGAAGATTAATTACATTTAGGGATGGAAAGATGTGGATCAACGCCAGCTTTCACAATCTTTGTCGCTCACGCGCTAATATCAAGTTACTGTGAAGACGAAGCCGAAACCTTTTGTATGTATCCCCAGAAatttaacacaaaaaaaaatcatacctTCCAAAATGTCATTAATAGTGATATCAACATCAAAATTggtctcagaaaaaaaaattcgggaaAATCACATCGCAACTCACGGTCCACAATGGAATGGACGGAGAGAGGAGATTTCCCGTGTTTATCATCATTTTTATGCGATCATGATCACCGGCGAGAACTCGGAATTCTAGATGCACTATCAATATCAAAATCCCTACACTGAACGTGGGAGTGCTCAGTGGAGGTTACAGTAATGAAATTGCCCACTTTACCATGACAAAAGATCTTAATGGACAAATGTCGCTGCTGTAGCAAATCTCTGCACGGGATGGGACGATCGCCTCCTTCGACCAAGATTTTCCTGCACatgaaaagaagcaaaatttaCAAAGCAAAGATCCAAGACAATCATCCTGAGACAGCGACTTGTTCGCTTCGCCAGCTGGCTTTCGGAAGATGGAGAACATCGACGACAAATATGATCTACTAATAGAACACCTTCACCACTGTAAACTGATCCGCATCCACACCGTATCAAAACTTATAGAAATATGCGAGAGTACAGTAGTATGTCGttctgtctcactttcatcgatttcatcatcgatttgaagaaaggCTTCGATTAacttgagacggaagcggacATTGAAATTGTTGGAGAACCAAGGTGTCCCTACTCGATACAACATCTCCAAAATTCCTCATTCTACAAAAACGTTACGATTGGCGTAAAGGTTCGGCAGGGGACACAATCTCACTCTAAATAGGCAGTGCCACTCTCGAGGCCGTAATTCGATGACTGGAGTGGGACAACATGGAAGTGAAGTTAATGCGCGACagttacaccatcttcgtATCGCTGGTGATATTGTTCTGATTACATCAAACATCAGTCAGACAGAACGAATGCTGGTGGAATTCGATTAAACCTGCAGAAAGATCGGCTGGCAGGTGATGAAACTGTAAAATACAATATTCATAagaaacggatgggtttctgatgtcTGACTCATGATGAACAGAACAAATATATGAGTGCCAGTATGTATATATAGGTCGGGATAACATGATGAACAAAACAACCTGACCTCCAAGATGGGCAGGAAGGAGAAAGCTGCAAGAAGAGCGtgcaagagcatcgaggatgtaatgAAGAAGACTAAAATATGCTTCAAGAAACCTGAGCACGTTGTAAGCAGGAAAGGAAAGTCTTTCAGCGTCATTGAGTGCTTAGTCGAGAGGATtcaaagttctctcctacgtcagcgactCGAAAAGTCGAATCGAAGATTAGAAAACATCCAAATTTGCCAAGTAAATCAAAATAAGGTGGGACACGTGATATGTTTCATTggcaatcgttggaccagaggtATGAGCGACTGGATGCCATGCGATATCAAACGCACTGCAAGAAGGTCATTCAATGTCAAACTTTTTTTACACGGtccttttaagaaaaataggatGCTCTCCCTCGCACGAACTGCTGCTCGAGCaaatctacgaaaaaaaaagaacacaggTAATGCAGGAGAACTTTTTATCAACTGAATACTAATAGGGgatagttcgaatgttcttttgttttgaaacctcggcatattctgtctgtgttttgttatagtgtgcctgccaggtttttagatggaacctttatttgcctgacgtttcgtatttgtaccgctctgtgacctataaccgcctgatattctatgtgtagatcaaatcatctatatcgtcgctggtgatctacgcgcatactcattcgctggtacactgagtgacaagtgcgtgcaaccagccgcgccacatccggtggagcaaaacgtaagaccattttcaatgtagatgggtttaTGTTTTCACTAcactgaacgattatcgaaacactgacccggggtagtgtggcacttgacgggataaacgtaacattgctccagtcatcctctatttaggacAATTAATGACAGGGGCTTATTGTTCACTGGGTTGCAGGGGGTTAAGGATTGCATGTTCTTGTGTCAAAATAAAGAGAGTAATAATTGAAACACAACCCGTAGAGGGCATTTCAAAGCCGAGTTCCTCGATCTGGAGCCGAGAGGCTGAAACAGAACGAATGCGTGATTGGGACGCAGCTGGTGGACTGAAGCCactccctgtttttttttttggaactgaCGGTGTCCAATTCGGGGAATAGCGCTGTGAAAACGTCGTAAGTGATAGCATAACCGCTGTTGGCAGCCCCACCACAAACAAACTCATGTCATAAAAGCAGCAGAACAAGCCTTGGAGATGCAGTAAGGCTGGGATACAGTGCTCCTCTAATGCTGAGCAGTTGTGCCCGTAGAAGCACATCGCTTAAAAGACATCACTTACTCACTTCGGAACGCAGGATACCTATTGAAGGGCTGCATCCATCCATGGTTCGGAAGCTACCTGAATACACCTGCAACTACATTAATACCCAAAAAAGGAGCGAGTTCAAGTAAGAAAATAAGCGGCTCTTCCAAGGTGCAGAACACTTGATCTGATATGAGTGAACGGGATAATGGAGTTGACATCATCTCGGGGCTGGAAATCCCGACAAGTGCCATGCTTAAGAGGACGCTTAAAACCCtatcgttaaaggcagcataccacgaatctgaggtggtgcggatttcaggtggagtatccgtatacggggtcatagattatggagacgggggtggttccggtCATCTTTCTCTGCATcattgcaaacagccgcctccagaatgttgttttgtacgacaccatttattgcaacgctccaccccttgcgccgcctccatCCTGcgaaaaatcaattcggactgcacCGATAAGCAATAAGTGCAAGGATGGTGCGCTGCGAtggaaggcatcgtacaaaacagcattcaggggccggctgcttgaagtgattcagggagagatgagcggaacccccccccccctatctccataatctacaaccccgtatacggatactccacctgaaatccgtaccaccccagattcgtggtatgctacctttaaatgAAACGGGAGCCATTAGATACATATTAGATAAATCGTCCCAGACTCAAATTAGAAGAGACCTCCTTGTCGtaaaagaagattctggacAGAGCTGGTACTGAGAGATCTGAGTACAGTTGGCGTTGACACAGTTCAGTCGAGCCGTAAAGTTCCGCCGTTTATGGAATAGCAACGAATGgatagattctatgcgaactctagctgaaTGGCGAACAGGATGGGATCGGATATGTTTGCAGACGACGCACTACGGCAGAAATGCGGAAGGCCGCGTTTGGCTGCAACATCGGCCCACCAATTAAGACAAGTAAGTCGCCTTCTAATATGCATTGGTATACATTTAACACGTCCAACGTTTTCgtcgtacttttttctttgctgagtGAATAAATGTCTGATGATGTTGAGAGAAAGCATCATAAAAATACTTCAAGAAGAGTTATCAGATATTTAATCTGTTCTGTAATCTGTTTTTTGTTGACATTGTTCCATGATGCAGTCGGACAACTTGCGCGCGAACAAAATACGCGTGGTACCACGCGGCCCATGTGTAAAACGCAGTATGTATGTAAAACTCCCATGTCTAACCGCTGTAAAACGTGTGTATTAGAGAAATATCTACCGTTATTTATTAATGAACGATTTTTAGAGTAAAATGTTTAGTCCCCATTCACCTGATACACAGTCCATATAATTTATAAATCCGCACATCTTGGAGAAATAGAAGGCGGAAATACATAATTGAACCACAAAAAAGGAGAGTACGAGGGCGATGAACTGCATTACAGTGGACAGCTAAAGTAGCAAAACCCTTGCAACGGATTGAAGCGAAAACCCAATTACAGGTCAGATGAACTACTTTAGGCAGGGCATAAAGCTgcgaaaaattctggattccTTAACTATTAACCCAACCGCGACTTATACTAGAACTTACAGGATCAACAACAGAATTCTCAGGCTTCTTTCGAGCTATCACGTGATATGGATTGAGCACTTTCCATTCCATATCCAAACTTTTCATTGCTCGAAAGACTTCATACATGATATCTTCTAAAACGCATTGTGTATTTCGAAAATACGTTATAAAATTTTACCAGAATAATACGTAGATGCTTATTATACACAAAATTCAACACAAAATCAATCACTATACCTGGGCGACTCTGCGATCTAATACCTAGATGCCATTTTGCACGTTTCACTCCGGACTTATATCCAATTGACTGCACTGGGACATTATTGCACGATGCGTCACCACTAGCAGCATTTTCCAAGGTAGGAGTAATTTTATTACTCACAACAGCTGAAATACCATAAGCACAAATATAGGACGGCCATAATGTAATCATAAACAAAACCAAACATTTCAATTACCCGAAATGTAACGAAGTTAATGCATAGCACTCGCATAAAACCAAACACACTTGACTGGATTGACTAAAATCGAATTAGTCCCATATCGAAACACCTGTAGGTTTTGATCTAAGGGGACATTCGCTACATCCCTTACAAAAACCCTGCTGGACTCATAATTGTGGTACGAAGTGGTCTTATTTAGCAAGAGAGGTGAGcattagccgatgtgttgttctttgaaatttgaaaatcgcTTGAATGCTTTTGTAGAGGGGAGGCGTGTGCCTAGCTTAGACATTCTTTTGCCAGTGCAGTCTAgattataaagga is a window encoding:
- a CDS encoding hypothetical protein (NECATOR_CHRX.G22705.T1) translates to MLFSACFSVNAVKTCGNAQFTSNYINGCGLFTASVTSGSKTLTNHAVFRDVCFPHWDLSTMKFGAFRFYLVYRDTSMMLASLLDELSGTIAVILCWFY